TTGGCGATCGGGTAGTTGTAGAAGAAGTAGACTGGAACGGCAGGCGTGGAGTAATTACCGACGTATTACCCCGCAAAACTCAGCTCAATCGTCCACCAGTTGCAAATGCGGATCAAGTTCTGTTGATGTTTGCGCTGGCAGAACCTGACCTCGACCCGTTCCAAGTTACTGAATTCTTAACGGTGATCGCCGCTACTGGCCTAGAGGTTCATCTCTGTCTGAATAAAGCAGATTTGGTGCCTGCTCAACAGCAGCAAGCGTGGTGCGATCGCATCCAAGCTTGGGGATATCACCTTAGTTTAATTAGCCTGCACACCCACTACGGTCTAGATACGTTGCAGAGCTATCTTCAACAAAAGATTACCGTTGTCTCAGGGCCGTCGGGGGTAGGCAAATCTAGCCTTATCAATTACCTTGTCCCAACGGTGAATCAAACTGTTGGTCACGTTTCAGGGAAGTTAGCACGGGGCCGCCACACTACTCGCCACGTTGAGTTATTTCAACTGCCCGGTCAGGGATTTCTAGCAGATAGCCCAGGTTTTAACCGTGCAACATTAGATTGCTCACCCCATGAGTTAGCGCTCCTATTTCCAGAGGCTCAACAGCGTCTGCGTCAGGGAAGTTGCCGATATCACAATTGTTTACATCGAGATGAACCGGGTTGTGTCGTGCGGGGAGACTGGGAGCGCTACAGCTATTACCTCACTCTGTTGGACGGTGTGATTGCTCGTCAAGAGCAATTGAACCAAACCAGTGCACCTGAGTCTTCAGCAAAAGTGAAGACAAAACTAGGAGGTAAACGGTGTTATGAACCAAAGCTTGCGGCCAAGAAATATCGACGTACATCTCGTAAGGCTTCTCAACAAGCGCTGCAAAAGTTTTACCAAGATTTAGATTGAGTGATGTTGAGGGGGAATTGGCCTCAGTATCTAAGTATGGGTGATGATGTTATTGCGATCGTTTGTCAGCATCACGACGATCATGAATAGCTTTCTGAGCAGCCTCGTGTTCTGCCAGGGTGCGGCTGAAAATGTGAGTTCCGTCGTAGCGAGCCACAAAATACAGATAGTCAGTTTCTTCTGGGTATAGAGCAGCTTCTAGACTAGCGATGCCAGGGGCTGCGATTGGTGTTGGTGGCAAGCCAGGATTCAAATATGTGTTATATGGAGAGGGTGTTCGCACTTGGCTAAGGGTCAAAGGTTGGTCTGCTGTTTGGCGCACACCCAGCCCATACTCTACCGTTGGGTCAGCACCCAGGGGAATATTGCGCTTAAGGCGTTGGGTAAATACTCCTGCAATCAACGCTCGCTCTTCTGGCACTACAGCCTCTTTTTCAACGATGCTAGCTAAGGTTACCCACTCTAGCAATGACAGCTTGGTTTGGTCACGGCCCTGGTTATAGAGTGGTAGGGCAACTTGTTCAAAGCGATCAAGCATCCGGCGAATGACATCCTGAGGCGTTAAGCGTTGACTATCGATTTCATAGGTATCTGGATATAGAAAGCCCTCTAGATGTGGAATCTGTTTCGGCAACCAAGGATAGTCGGCTTGGGGAATTTGCCGTACTGCTACTAGGAACTCATCCCGACTAAAAAAACCTTGAGCCTCGAAGTAATCAGCCATTTGCACCAGAGACCAACCTTCTGGGATCGTAAATGAAAGAGTGATAACCTCACCAGCCCAAATCTTGGCAGCGATGGTCTTCATGGACTGGCTAGGAGACAATTCATAGGTGCCAGACTGAAAACCTCCGTTAGGATTCCGTAACCGCATCAACCGTGTCCAGATATTCCATGCTGTTGTTGATCGAATTAATCCTGCTGCCTTGAGATCGTCACCAATTTGCTGAGCTGAGGTACCCATGGGAATTTGGATCTGAACTGTCTTTGCTTGAGGGTCAGACGATTCAAGCACGGGCATCGTTGCCCAACTCCACCAGCGCCAACTTTGCCAACCTGAGAAGGCGATCGTTCCTGATAACAATACCAACAACAGCCAACTGAAAAGCGATTTACCAGGTTTCATGAGCAGGTTAGACCAATGAGCTAGATGCAGTCAATAAGCATAGTGACCGCGCAGACATATACTCGCTTACCCTAGAAATCAAGTTTAGAAATCAAGTTAATATAACTTCTCTTGTTATCAACGCATAACATTCAGACTGCACTTAGACTGCTGACTTGCCGATGGTTCAATTACCCTTAGCAAGGTTCAGTTAACATAGCTAACTCTCATTAGCTAGCTAATTTGGAATAGGTGTAACCAGAATAGTTGTAACCAGTTGATGCTTCCCTAAAATACCTGATGCTGAATGACTATCGCTTGTTTGAAGAAAAGATGCCTATAAAATGACTGACTAAGCATGAATGCAACTTTATCTATCCTAGGTGCTTAACGGTCAAGCCACAAATTCCTAGCCAATGCACCTCATTATCACTATACGGCATTTGACCGCACTGCTAGCGGACATTTGACTAGCATTTCGTTAACCACTGCTGACTACTATCCTGCTCAGCTAAGTAGTGATTATTGATGTCACTTCCCTAATCGCACTGGTTAATGGCACTTGTAGTTGCTTGTAGTCACTTGTCGCCTAGCTAGTCTTTAGCTGTACCGAATGTCAGCCTTGCTAACGGAAGACGCTCTAGCAAAAAGGCAGCACAGGATCGCTCAGACTGCTACTCACAGCATCAAATTCTTCGGCATTGGTTCTGATGTAAGTTCCTAATCTTCATCTAGGTCATCAAAG
This sequence is a window from Cyanobacteriota bacterium. Protein-coding genes within it:
- the rsgA gene encoding small ribosomal subunit biogenesis GTPase RsgA; this translates as LAIQANYYSVSLQIQRDSASEALRVLCTKRSRLWKLGHQVMVGDRVVVEEVDWNGRRGVITDVLPRKTQLNRPPVANADQVLLMFALAEPDLDPFQVTEFLTVIAATGLEVHLCLNKADLVPAQQQQAWCDRIQAWGYHLSLISLHTHYGLDTLQSYLQQKITVVSGPSGVGKSSLINYLVPTVNQTVGHVSGKLARGRHTTRHVELFQLPGQGFLADSPGFNRATLDCSPHELALLFPEAQQRLRQGSCRYHNCLHRDEPGCVVRGDWERYSYYLTLLDGVIARQEQLNQTSAPESSAKVKTKLGGKRCYEPKLAAKKYRRTSRKASQQALQKFYQDLD
- the mltG gene encoding endolytic transglycosylase MltG; amino-acid sequence: MKPGKSLFSWLLLVLLSGTIAFSGWQSWRWWSWATMPVLESSDPQAKTVQIQIPMGTSAQQIGDDLKAAGLIRSTTAWNIWTRLMRLRNPNGGFQSGTYELSPSQSMKTIAAKIWAGEVITLSFTIPEGWSLVQMADYFEAQGFFSRDEFLVAVRQIPQADYPWLPKQIPHLEGFLYPDTYEIDSQRLTPQDVIRRMLDRFEQVALPLYNQGRDQTKLSLLEWVTLASIVEKEAVVPEERALIAGVFTQRLKRNIPLGADPTVEYGLGVRQTADQPLTLSQVRTPSPYNTYLNPGLPPTPIAAPGIASLEAALYPEETDYLYFVARYDGTHIFSRTLAEHEAAQKAIHDRRDADKRSQ